Below is a window of Heteronotia binoei isolate CCM8104 ecotype False Entrance Well chromosome 14, APGP_CSIRO_Hbin_v1, whole genome shotgun sequence DNA.
CCTTCTTGCTGCCGTAGAAAGATAGGACAGGGTAATTGTAGGTGATATGGAGAGAGTAGTTGCCACGAGGCAACCCCATGGTGAAATTGGCCAGGCGGATGCGCGAGTAGAGCTTGCGGAAGGTGGGCAAAGCAGCTGTCCTCATCCAGACGATGAAGTCTTCATTGACAAAGCCCGTGTTGTTGCCGCTGCCTAACTCATAGACCGGGACAGGCCAATTAGGGGGCTTGGTGGTGCCCTCAAAGGCCAGCGCCAAGCTGTCATTGACAGGCTCGGGGTTGTGAAACTTGATGTTGGTGTCGGTCCACCAGGAGATGCCCCTCTTGTCCATGGGCACCAAGCCCTTGGTGCCATTACTGAACACGTAGAAGAGGTCAAAGGTGTCGTTGAAGAGGCTGTTGGCCACAGAGCCGCAGGGCGCGATGGGGGTGTGGGTGGCATTCAGCCGGTAGGGCTTGCACTCCTCTGCAGGGTCGCGGAGGGCCCAGGAGAGGCCACTGAGCTGCTGGTCGTCGCGGGAGACGCTGTAGCGCCGGTTGTTTTGGTAGTAGTTGGAGAGCTGGTAGTAGAGGCAGACGGGGGCGGGAAAGGCCTCAGCCAGCGAAAAGCGCAGCTCGCAGGTGCAGGGCGGGTGGAGGGCCTGCAGGCTGAGGTTGGCGCAGCGGGCGCAGCTGGAGTCGCCCAGGCCCGTGTAGTCCAGCTCCAGCTCGCGGATGGTGGCCGAGGAGAAGTGGAGGCCCAGGCCCAGCGCCACGAAGGCCACGCCCAGGCAGAAGAAGAGCGGCAGCACCGTCCCCGCCGACAACAGAGGCTGCCAGGCCGGCAGGCGCTGCTGCGTGAAGGCCGTGTTGTCCGGCCGCTGCTGCGCCggcggggaggaggaagaggagggaaaggcGGCGGCCGCCATGCTGGCTGGCGGCCCCCGGGCAAGGAGAGGCCTCACCTGCGGGAAGGGAGAGACCCAGGTGTGCACCGCACCTTCCAGGCAGGGGGATTGGGTGAAAGGGGATGGAGAGACGGGCCCAGCGCTGCGCACCCGCTGCCTCTCCAAGCGCCTTTCCTGTTTGGGGCGCCGCCCGCCCAGGTGCCCGAGCGAGCGAAGCAGCAGCCCCCGCCCGCCTGCGCTCTTTCCGGGAGAGGAGCGGCTCGGGGCGGGCTCGCCTCAGTGCAGCCGCGCCTAG
It encodes the following:
- the TMEM30B gene encoding cell cycle control protein 50B: MAAAAFPSSSSSPPAQQRPDNTAFTQQRLPAWQPLLSAGTVLPLFFCLGVAFVALGLGLHFSSATIRELELDYTGLGDSSCARCANLSLQALHPPCTCELRFSLAEAFPAPVCLYYQLSNYYQNNRRYSVSRDDQQLSGLSWALRDPAEECKPYRLNATHTPIAPCGSVANSLFNDTFDLFYVFSNGTKGLVPMDKRGISWWTDTNIKFHNPEPVNDSLALAFEGTTKPPNWPVPVYELGSGNNTGFVNEDFIVWMRTAALPTFRKLYSRIRLANFTMGLPRGNYSLHITYNYPVLSFYGSKKVIFSTLSWMGGKNPFLGITFLVFGSICILTGFVMLAVHIKYQHLNEMD